Proteins found in one Paraburkholderia caballeronis genomic segment:
- the rplA gene encoding 50S ribosomal protein L1, translating to MAKVSKRLQAFAAKVDRQKLYPISDAIALVKGCATAKFDESIDVAVQLGIDAKKSDQVVRGSVVLPAGTGKSVRVAVFAQGEKAEQARAAGAEIVGMEDLAEQIKGGNLNFDVVIASPDTMRVVGTLGQILGPRGLMPNPKVGTVTPDVATAVKNAKAGQVQFRVDKAGIIHATIGRASFEPAALRTNLDALVDALNKAKPATSKGVYLRKIAVSSTMGVGVRVDQTSLAAQ from the coding sequence ATGGCCAAGGTCTCGAAGCGTCTGCAAGCTTTTGCAGCCAAGGTTGATCGTCAGAAGCTGTACCCGATCAGCGACGCTATCGCGCTCGTGAAGGGATGCGCGACGGCCAAGTTCGACGAGTCGATCGACGTCGCCGTCCAGCTCGGCATCGACGCGAAGAAGTCGGACCAGGTCGTTCGCGGCTCGGTCGTGTTGCCCGCAGGTACCGGCAAGTCGGTGCGCGTCGCGGTGTTCGCGCAAGGCGAGAAGGCCGAGCAGGCTCGTGCCGCCGGCGCCGAAATCGTCGGCATGGAAGACCTCGCCGAACAGATCAAGGGCGGCAATCTGAACTTCGACGTCGTGATCGCTTCGCCGGACACGATGCGCGTCGTCGGTACGCTCGGTCAGATCCTCGGCCCGCGCGGTCTGATGCCGAACCCGAAGGTCGGCACCGTGACGCCGGACGTGGCGACCGCAGTGAAGAACGCGAAGGCCGGTCAGGTGCAGTTCCGCGTCGACAAGGCCGGTATCATCCACGCAACGATCGGTCGCGCTTCGTTCGAGCCGGCAGCGCTGCGCACGAACCTCGACGCGCTGGTCGACGCGCTGAACAAGGCGAAGCCGGCGACGAGCAAAGGCGTGTACCTGCGCAAGATCGCCGTGTCGAGCACGATGGGCGTCGGCGTTCGCGTCGATCAAACGTCGCTCGCCGCGCAGTAA
- the paaA gene encoding 1,2-phenylacetyl-CoA epoxidase subunit PaaA, whose protein sequence is MYTQSLDIPGNVAPLDAADASPEQARFDAAIAADGKIEPQDWMPDAYRKTLVRQISQHAHSEVVGMLPEGNWITRAPSLKRKAILLAKVQDEAGHGLYLYSAAETLGVSRDQLIDALHAGKAKYSSIFNYPTPTWADVGVIGWLVDGAAIMNQIPLCRCTYGPYARAMIRICKEESFHQRQGFDALLAMMQGTDAQRELVQQSVNRWWWPVLMMFGPSDADSVHSNQSAKWGIKRITNDDLRQKFVDATVEQAKVLGVTLPDPDLKWNEERGHYDYGAIDWDEFWRVVNGDGPCNRERLGTRVKAHEEGAWVREAALAHAEKQRQRAAKLAA, encoded by the coding sequence ATGTACACGCAATCCCTCGACATTCCCGGCAACGTCGCCCCGCTCGACGCGGCCGACGCGTCCCCCGAGCAGGCCCGGTTCGACGCCGCGATCGCCGCCGACGGCAAGATCGAGCCGCAGGACTGGATGCCCGACGCTTACCGCAAGACGCTCGTGCGGCAGATCTCGCAGCACGCGCACTCGGAAGTCGTCGGCATGCTGCCCGAAGGCAACTGGATCACCCGCGCGCCGAGCCTGAAGCGCAAGGCGATCCTGCTCGCGAAAGTGCAGGACGAGGCGGGTCACGGTCTTTATCTGTACAGCGCGGCCGAGACGCTCGGCGTGTCGCGCGACCAGCTGATCGACGCGCTGCACGCGGGCAAAGCCAAGTATTCAAGCATCTTCAACTACCCGACGCCGACATGGGCGGACGTCGGCGTGATCGGCTGGCTCGTCGACGGCGCCGCGATCATGAACCAGATCCCGCTGTGCCGCTGCACGTACGGCCCCTACGCGCGCGCGATGATCCGCATCTGCAAGGAAGAGTCGTTCCACCAGCGCCAGGGCTTCGACGCGCTGCTCGCGATGATGCAGGGCACCGACGCGCAGCGCGAACTGGTCCAGCAATCGGTGAACCGCTGGTGGTGGCCGGTGCTGATGATGTTCGGCCCGAGCGACGCCGATTCGGTCCACAGCAACCAGTCCGCGAAATGGGGCATCAAGCGGATCACGAACGACGACCTGCGCCAGAAGTTCGTCGACGCGACCGTCGAGCAGGCGAAGGTGCTCGGCGTCACGCTGCCCGACCCGGACCTGAAGTGGAACGAGGAGCGCGGCCACTACGACTACGGCGCGATCGACTGGGACGAGTTCTGGCGCGTCGTCAACGGCGACGGCCCGTGCAACCGCGAGCGTCTCGGCACGCGCGTGAAGGCGCACGAAGAAGGCGCATGGGTGCGCGAAGCCGCGCTCGCCCATGCGGAAAAACAACGTCAGCGCGCGGCGAAGCTCGCCGCCTGA
- the rplJ gene encoding 50S ribosomal protein L10 yields MPLNKEGKQAVVAEVSAQVAKAQTIVLAEYRGIAVGDLTKLRAKAREQQVYLRVLKNTLARRAVEGTPFAPLAEQMTGPLIYGISEDAIAAAKVVNDFSKSNDKLIIKAGSYEGNVMDKAGVQALANIPSREELLSKLLFVMQAPVSGLARALAALAEKKQAEEAA; encoded by the coding sequence GTGCCACTGAACAAAGAAGGTAAGCAGGCCGTCGTGGCTGAAGTCTCCGCGCAGGTCGCGAAGGCTCAGACCATCGTGCTGGCCGAGTATCGTGGAATCGCGGTTGGCGATCTGACCAAGCTGCGCGCGAAAGCGCGCGAGCAACAGGTGTACCTGCGCGTGTTGAAGAACACGCTGGCGCGTCGCGCTGTCGAAGGTACCCCGTTTGCTCCGCTGGCTGAGCAGATGACCGGTCCTCTGATCTACGGCATCTCGGAAGATGCCATTGCTGCTGCGAAGGTCGTCAACGACTTCAGCAAGAGCAATGACAAGTTGATCATCAAGGCCGGTTCCTACGAAGGCAACGTGATGGACAAGGCTGGCGTGCAAGCGCTTGCCAACATCCCGAGCCGCGAGGAACTGCTCTCCAAGCTGTTGTTCGTCATGCAGGCTCCGGTTTCCGGTCTGGCGCGCGCTCTGGCCGCGCTGGCGGAAAAGAAGCAGGCAGAAGAGGCCGCGTAA
- the nusG gene encoding transcription termination/antitermination protein NusG translates to MSDTPASPSGKRWYVVHAYSGMEKSVQRALQERIDRAGMQDKFGQILVPTEEVVEVKGGHKSVTERRFFPGYVLVEMEMTDETWHLVKNTAKVTGFVGGARNRPSPISPREVEKIMSQMQEGVEKPRPKTLFEVGEMVRVKDGPFTDFNGSVEEVNYEKSRVRVSVTIFGRATPVELEFGQVEKL, encoded by the coding sequence ATGAGCGATACACCGGCATCCCCGAGCGGAAAACGCTGGTACGTGGTGCACGCCTACTCCGGGATGGAGAAGAGCGTGCAACGTGCGCTTCAGGAGCGCATCGATCGTGCCGGCATGCAGGACAAATTTGGTCAGATCCTCGTGCCGACCGAAGAGGTGGTCGAGGTGAAGGGCGGTCACAAGTCAGTGACTGAGCGTCGTTTTTTTCCGGGCTACGTGCTCGTCGAAATGGAAATGACGGACGAAACGTGGCACCTCGTGAAGAACACCGCGAAGGTCACGGGTTTCGTCGGTGGCGCGCGTAATCGGCCGAGCCCGATTTCCCCGCGCGAAGTCGAAAAGATCATGTCGCAGATGCAGGAAGGCGTGGAAAAGCCGCGCCCGAAGACCCTGTTCGAAGTCGGCGAAATGGTCCGCGTGAAGGACGGTCCGTTCACGGACTTCAACGGCAGCGTCGAAGAAGTGAATTACGAGAAATCGCGCGTCCGGGTGTCCGTTACGATTTTCGGTCGCGCTACGCCGGTCGAACTCGAATTCGGCCAGGTCGAAAAGTTGTAA
- a CDS encoding SGNH/GDSL hydrolase family protein: MKIRSFAVAVCASLVASVAAAAAPAAEQQARWVTAWATALQPIPQRADLPALYRAPEVAGRTVRQVVYPTLDGQAIRIRLSNEYGRGPLVVRELAIAPSAGGAAVEGGREVRVTFGGRAEASVPVGATVDSDPVRMDVAAGRPYAISSYMGPDQTMAGWHRVSNQTNYVSTPGNHVADPAGGAYERRFTQYAWVTALSVGAREGSAVAAIGDSITDGMRSTLNANRRWPDALARRLRETGREDVAVIDLGISGNRLLSDSPCYGDALERRFGRDVVAQPGVRTAILLIGINDINFQAMPPRAGLDCDYPHTAVTADDLIAGYRRVIEQAHAHGIRILGATLTPASLPPQREAIRLAANRWIRSGGAFDGVVDFDAALRDPADPTRLRRAYDSGDHIHPSDAGYAAMAAAVPVAALAGK, translated from the coding sequence ATGAAGATTCGTTCGTTTGCCGTCGCCGTCTGTGCTTCGCTGGTCGCGTCGGTTGCCGCGGCCGCCGCGCCGGCTGCTGAGCAGCAGGCCCGTTGGGTTACCGCATGGGCCACCGCGCTCCAGCCGATTCCGCAGCGCGCCGATCTGCCCGCGCTATATCGCGCGCCCGAGGTGGCCGGCCGGACCGTGCGCCAGGTCGTGTACCCGACGCTCGACGGGCAGGCGATTCGCATCCGTCTGAGCAATGAATACGGGCGCGGTCCGCTCGTGGTCCGGGAACTGGCGATCGCGCCGTCCGCTGGCGGTGCCGCGGTAGAGGGCGGTCGTGAGGTGCGCGTGACGTTTGGCGGTCGCGCGGAGGCGTCGGTGCCGGTGGGCGCCACGGTCGACAGCGATCCGGTGCGGATGGATGTGGCGGCGGGGCGTCCGTACGCGATCAGTTCGTACATGGGGCCGGACCAAACGATGGCCGGGTGGCACCGCGTGTCGAACCAGACGAACTACGTGTCGACGCCGGGGAACCATGTCGCCGATCCGGCGGGCGGCGCATATGAACGGCGCTTCACCCAGTACGCGTGGGTGACGGCGTTGTCGGTGGGCGCGCGGGAGGGATCGGCCGTGGCGGCGATCGGCGATTCGATCACCGACGGAATGCGCTCGACGTTGAATGCGAACCGTCGCTGGCCGGATGCGCTGGCGCGGCGGTTGCGCGAGACCGGGCGGGAGGATGTCGCGGTGATCGATCTGGGGATCAGCGGGAACCGGCTGCTGAGTGACTCGCCGTGCTACGGAGACGCGCTGGAGCGGCGTTTCGGGCGGGATGTCGTGGCGCAGCCGGGCGTGCGCACCGCGATCCTGCTGATCGGCATCAACGACATCAACTTTCAGGCGATGCCGCCGCGCGCGGGCCTCGACTGCGACTATCCGCACACCGCCGTGACGGCGGACGACCTGATCGCCGGATATCGGCGGGTGATCGAACAGGCGCATGCGCACGGCATCCGGATTCTGGGTGCGACGCTGACGCCGGCGTCGCTGCCGCCGCAACGGGAGGCGATCCGGCTGGCGGCGAACCGCTGGATCCGGAGCGGGGGTGCGTTCGATGGCGTGGTGGACTTCGATGCGGCGCTGCGCGATCCGGCCGATCCAACGCGGTTGCGCCGCGCGTATGACAGCGGGGATCACATCCATCCGAGCGACGCCGGGTATGCGGCGATGGCCGCTGCCGTGCCTGTGGCTGCTCTGGCGGGAAAGTAA
- the rpoB gene encoding DNA-directed RNA polymerase subunit beta, whose amino-acid sequence MQYSFTEKKRIRKSFAKRPIVHQVPFLLATQLESFSTFLQADVLATQRKPEGLQAAFTSVFPIVSHNGFARLEFVSYMLSSPAFNIKECQQRGLTYCSALRAKVRLVLLDKESPSKPVVKEVKEQEVYMGEIPLMTPTGSFVINGTERVIVSQLHRSPGVFFEHDKGKTHSSGKLLFSARIIPYRGSWLDFEFDPKDVLYFRVDRRRKMPVTILLKAIGLTPEQILANFFVFDNFTLMPEGAQMEFVPERLRGEVARFDITDRDGNVIVQKDKRINAKHIRDLENAKTTFISVPEDYLLGRVLAKNVVDGDTGEVIANANDEITESVLEKLREAKIKDIQTLYTNDLDQGPYISSTLRIDETADRMAARIAIYRMMRPGEPPTEEAVEALFNRLFYSEDAYDLSKVGRMKFNRRVGRDEITGPMTLQDDDILATIKILVELRNGKGEVDDIDHLGNRRVRCVGELAENQFRAGLVRVERAVKERLGQAESENLMPHDLINSKPISSAIREFFGSSQLSQFMDQTNPLSEITHKRRVSALGPGGLTRERAGFEVRDVHPTHYGRVCPIETPEGPNIGLINSLALYAHLNEYGFLETPYRKVADGKVTDQIDYLSAIEEGRYVIAQANAAVADDGTLTDELVSSREAGETLMVTPDRIQYMDVAPSQIVSVAASLIPFLEHDDANRALMGSNMQRQAVPCLRPEKPVVGTGIERTVAVDSGTTVQAFRGGVVDYVDAGRIVIRVNDEEAVAGDVGVDIYNLIKYTRSNQNTNINQRPIVKIGDKVSRGDVLADGASTDLGELALGQNMLVAFMPWNGYNFEDSILISEKVVADDRYTSIHIEELNVVARDTKLGPEEITRDISNLAEVQLGRLDESGIVYIGAEVEAGDVLVGKVTPKGETQLTPEEKLLRAIFGEKASDVKDTSLRVPSGMSGTVIDVQVFTREGIQRDKRAQQIIDDELKRYRLDLNDQLRIVEGDAFQRLARMLEGKVANGGPKKLAKGAKIEQAYLADLDHYHWFDIRLADEEAAAQLEAIKDSIEQKRHQFDLAFEEKRKKLTQGDELPPGVLKMVKVYLAVKRRLQPGDKMAGRHGNKGVVSKIVPIEDMPYMADGRPADVVLNPLGVPSRMNVGQVLEVHLGWAAKGLGWRIGEMLQRQAKIEELRKFLTKIYNESGRAEELDSFSDDEIIELAKNLREGVPFATPVFDGATEEEMSAMLDLAFPDDIARNLGMTKSKNQVRLFDGRTGEAFERTVTVGYMHYLKLHHLVDDKMHARSTGPYSLVTQQPLGGKAQFGGQRFGEMEVWALEAYGASYVLQEMLTVKSDDVTGRTKVYENLVKGDHVIDAGMPESFNVLVKEIRSLGIDIDLDRN is encoded by the coding sequence ATGCAATATTCCTTCACCGAGAAGAAGCGTATTCGCAAGAGTTTTGCGAAGCGCCCCATCGTTCACCAGGTTCCTTTCCTGCTGGCTACCCAGCTTGAATCATTCAGCACGTTTCTGCAAGCCGATGTGCTGGCCACGCAACGCAAACCGGAAGGTCTGCAGGCCGCGTTCACGTCCGTTTTCCCGATAGTTTCCCATAACGGTTTTGCCCGCCTGGAGTTCGTCAGCTACATGCTGTCGTCGCCGGCGTTCAACATCAAGGAATGCCAGCAGCGTGGCCTCACGTACTGCTCGGCGTTGCGCGCGAAGGTGCGCCTCGTGCTGCTCGACAAGGAGTCGCCGAGCAAGCCGGTCGTCAAGGAAGTGAAGGAGCAGGAAGTGTACATGGGTGAAATTCCGCTCATGACGCCGACCGGCTCGTTCGTGATCAACGGCACCGAGCGGGTGATCGTGTCGCAGCTGCACCGTTCGCCGGGCGTGTTCTTCGAGCATGACAAGGGCAAGACGCACAGCTCGGGCAAGCTGCTGTTCTCCGCGCGGATCATTCCGTACCGCGGCTCGTGGCTCGACTTCGAATTCGATCCGAAGGACGTGCTGTATTTCCGCGTCGACCGCCGTCGCAAGATGCCGGTCACGATCCTGCTGAAGGCGATCGGCCTCACGCCGGAACAGATCCTCGCGAACTTCTTCGTGTTCGACAACTTCACGCTGATGCCGGAAGGCGCGCAGATGGAGTTCGTGCCCGAGCGTCTGCGCGGCGAAGTCGCGCGCTTCGACATCACGGACCGCGACGGCAACGTGATTGTGCAGAAGGACAAGCGGATCAACGCGAAGCACATCCGCGACCTCGAAAACGCGAAGACCACGTTCATCTCGGTTCCGGAAGACTATCTGCTCGGCCGCGTGCTCGCGAAGAACGTCGTTGACGGCGACACCGGCGAAGTGATCGCAAACGCGAACGACGAGATCACCGAAAGCGTGCTCGAAAAGCTGCGCGAGGCGAAGATCAAGGACATCCAGACGCTCTACACGAACGATCTGGACCAGGGTCCGTACATCTCGTCCACGCTGCGCATCGACGAAACGGCCGACCGCATGGCCGCGCGCATCGCGATCTACCGGATGATGCGTCCGGGCGAGCCGCCGACCGAAGAAGCGGTCGAGGCGCTGTTCAACCGTCTGTTCTACAGCGAAGACGCGTACGACCTGTCGAAGGTCGGCCGCATGAAGTTCAACCGCCGCGTCGGCCGTGACGAGATCACCGGCCCGATGACGCTGCAGGACGACGACATCCTCGCGACGATCAAGATCCTCGTCGAACTGCGCAACGGCAAGGGCGAAGTGGACGACATCGACCACCTCGGCAACCGTCGCGTGCGTTGCGTCGGCGAACTCGCGGAGAACCAGTTCCGCGCGGGTCTCGTGCGCGTCGAGCGCGCGGTGAAGGAACGCCTCGGCCAGGCCGAAAGCGAAAACCTGATGCCGCACGACCTGATCAACTCGAAGCCGATTTCGTCGGCGATCCGCGAGTTCTTCGGTTCGTCGCAGCTGTCGCAGTTCATGGACCAGACCAACCCGCTGTCGGAAATCACGCACAAGCGTCGTGTTTCCGCACTGGGACCGGGCGGTCTGACGCGCGAGCGCGCGGGCTTCGAAGTCCGCGACGTGCACCCGACCCACTACGGCCGCGTGTGTCCGATCGAAACGCCGGAAGGTCCGAACATCGGTCTGATCAACTCGCTCGCGCTGTACGCGCACCTGAACGAGTACGGCTTCCTTGAAACGCCGTACCGCAAGGTCGCGGACGGCAAGGTGACCGACCAGATCGACTACCTGTCGGCAATCGAGGAAGGTCGCTACGTGATCGCGCAGGCGAACGCGGCGGTGGCCGACGACGGCACGCTGACCGACGAACTCGTGTCGTCGCGTGAAGCGGGCGAAACGCTGATGGTCACGCCGGACCGCATCCAGTACATGGACGTGGCGCCGTCGCAGATCGTGTCGGTGGCGGCTTCGCTGATTCCGTTCCTCGAACACGACGATGCGAACCGCGCGTTGATGGGTTCGAACATGCAGCGTCAGGCGGTGCCGTGTCTGCGTCCGGAAAAGCCGGTCGTCGGTACGGGCATCGAGCGTACCGTGGCGGTCGACTCGGGTACGACGGTTCAGGCGTTCCGCGGCGGCGTGGTCGACTACGTCGACGCGGGCCGTATCGTGATCCGCGTGAACGACGAGGAAGCGGTGGCCGGCGACGTGGGCGTCGACATCTACAACCTCATCAAGTACACGCGTTCGAACCAGAACACGAACATCAACCAGCGTCCGATCGTGAAGATCGGCGACAAGGTCTCGCGCGGCGACGTGCTGGCCGACGGCGCATCGACGGACCTGGGCGAGCTGGCGCTCGGCCAGAACATGCTGGTCGCGTTCATGCCGTGGAACGGCTACAACTTCGAAGACTCGATCCTGATCTCGGAGAAGGTCGTGGCGGACGACCGTTACACGTCGATCCACATCGAAGAGCTGAACGTGGTCGCTCGCGACACGAAGCTCGGACCGGAAGAAATCACGCGCGACATCTCGAACCTCGCGGAAGTGCAGCTTGGCCGTCTCGACGAGTCGGGCATCGTGTACATCGGCGCGGAAGTCGAGGCGGGCGACGTGCTGGTCGGCAAGGTCACGCCGAAGGGCGAAACCCAGCTGACGCCGGAAGAAAAGCTGCTGCGCGCGATCTTCGGCGAGAAGGCGTCGGACGTGAAGGACACGTCGCTGCGCGTGCCGTCGGGCATGAGCGGCACCGTGATCGACGTGCAGGTGTTCACGCGTGAAGGCATCCAGCGCGACAAGCGTGCGCAACAGATCATCGACGATGAACTGAAGCGTTATCGCCTCGACCTGAACGACCAGCTGCGCATCGTCGAAGGCGATGCGTTCCAGCGTCTCGCGCGGATGCTCGAAGGCAAGGTCGCGAACGGCGGCCCGAAGAAGCTCGCGAAGGGCGCGAAGATCGAGCAGGCGTACCTCGCGGACCTCGATCACTACCATTGGTTCGACATCCGCCTCGCGGACGAAGAAGCAGCGGCGCAGCTCGAAGCGATCAAGGACTCGATCGAACAGAAGCGTCACCAGTTCGACCTCGCGTTCGAAGAGAAGCGCAAGAAGCTCACGCAGGGCGACGAACTGCCGCCGGGCGTGCTGAAGATGGTCAAGGTGTACCTCGCAGTGAAGCGCCGCCTGCAGCCGGGCGACAAGATGGCCGGCCGTCACGGCAACAAGGGTGTCGTGTCGAAGATCGTGCCGATCGAAGACATGCCGTACATGGCCGACGGCCGTCCGGCCGACGTCGTGCTGAACCCGCTCGGCGTGCCGTCGCGGATGAACGTGGGTCAGGTGCTCGAAGTTCACCTCGGCTGGGCCGCGAAGGGTCTCGGCTGGCGGATCGGCGAAATGCTGCAGCGCCAGGCGAAGATCGAAGAGCTGCGCAAGTTCCTGACGAAGATCTACAACGAGTCGGGCCGCGCAGAAGAGCTGGACAGCTTCTCGGACGACGAGATCATCGAACTCGCGAAGAACCTGCGCGAAGGCGTGCCGTTCGCGACGCCGGTGTTCGACGGCGCGACCGAAGAGGAAATGTCGGCGATGCTGGATCTCGCGTTCCCGGACGACATCGCGCGCAACCTCGGCATGACGAAGTCGAAGAACCAGGTGCGTCTGTTCGACGGCCGCACGGGTGAGGCATTCGAGCGGACCGTGACGGTCGGCTACATGCACTACCTGAAGCTGCATCACCTGGTCGACGACAAGATGCACGCGCGTTCGACCGGCCCGTACTCGCTCGTCACGCAGCAACCGCTGGGCGGCAAGGCGCAGTTCGGCGGCCAGCGTTTCGGTGAAATGGAAGTGTGGGCGCTCGAAGCGTACGGCGCATCGTACGTGCTGCAGGAAATGCTGACGGTGAAGTCGGACGACGTGACTGGCCGGACCAAGGTGTACGAGAACCTGGTCAAGGGCGATCACGTCATCGATGCGGGCATGCCGGAGTCCTTCAACGTGCTGGTGAAGGAAATCCGCTCGCTCGGTATCGACATCGACCTCGACCGCAACTAA
- the rplK gene encoding 50S ribosomal protein L11, which yields MAKKIIGFIKLQIPAGKANPSPPVGPALGQRGLNIMEFCKAFNAQTQAMEPGLPVPVVITAFADKSFTFVLKTPPATVLIKKAAKVDKGSSKPHTDKVGKITRAQAEEIAKTKMPDLTAADMDAAVRTIAGSARSMGITVEGV from the coding sequence ATGGCAAAGAAAATCATCGGCTTTATCAAGCTGCAGATTCCTGCAGGTAAGGCCAACCCGTCGCCGCCGGTCGGTCCGGCACTGGGCCAGCGCGGCCTGAACATCATGGAGTTCTGCAAGGCGTTCAACGCGCAGACTCAAGCGATGGAGCCGGGTCTGCCGGTGCCGGTCGTGATCACGGCATTCGCGGACAAGAGCTTCACGTTCGTACTGAAGACGCCGCCGGCGACCGTGCTGATCAAGAAGGCAGCGAAGGTCGACAAGGGTTCGAGCAAGCCGCACACCGACAAGGTCGGCAAGATCACCCGCGCGCAGGCTGAAGAAATCGCCAAAACGAAGATGCCGGATCTCACGGCAGCCGATATGGACGCAGCGGTCCGCACGATCGCTGGCAGCGCCCGTTCGATGGGCATCACCGTGGAGGGCGTGTAA
- the tuf gene encoding elongation factor Tu — MAKGKFERTKPHVNVGTIGHVDHGKTTLTAAITTVLTKKFGGEAKAYDQIDAAPEEKARGITINTAHVEYETANRHYAHVDCPGHADYVKNMITGAAQMDGAILVCSAADGPMPQTREHILLARQVGVPYIIVFLNKCDMVDDAELLELVEMEVRELLSKYDFPGDDTPIIKGSAKLALEGDTGELGEVAIMNLADALDTYIPTPERAVDGAFLMPVEDVFSISGRGTVVTGRVERGVVKVGEEIEIVGIKPTVKTTCTGVEMFRKLLDQGQAGDNVGILLRGTKREDVERGQVLAKPGSITPHTHFTAEVYVLSKDEGGRHTPFFNNYRPQFYFRTTDVTGSIELPKDKEMVMPGDNVSITVKLIAPIAMEEGLRFAIREGGRTVGAGVVAKIIE; from the coding sequence ATGGCCAAGGGTAAATTTGAGCGGACCAAGCCGCACGTGAACGTGGGCACGATCGGTCACGTTGACCACGGCAAGACCACGCTGACGGCAGCGATCACGACGGTGCTGACGAAGAAGTTCGGCGGCGAAGCGAAGGCGTACGACCAGATCGACGCGGCGCCGGAAGAAAAGGCGCGCGGCATCACGATCAACACCGCGCACGTCGAGTACGAAACGGCGAACCGTCACTACGCCCACGTCGACTGCCCGGGTCACGCGGACTACGTGAAGAACATGATCACGGGCGCCGCGCAGATGGACGGCGCGATCCTGGTGTGCTCGGCCGCTGACGGCCCGATGCCGCAGACGCGCGAGCACATCCTGCTGGCCCGTCAGGTCGGCGTGCCGTACATCATCGTGTTCCTGAACAAGTGCGACATGGTGGACGACGCGGAACTGCTCGAACTGGTCGAGATGGAAGTGCGCGAACTGCTGTCGAAGTACGACTTCCCGGGCGACGACACGCCGATCATCAAGGGCTCGGCCAAGCTGGCGCTGGAAGGCGACACGGGCGAGCTGGGTGAAGTGGCGATCATGAACCTGGCCGACGCGCTGGACACGTACATCCCGACGCCGGAGCGCGCGGTGGACGGTGCGTTCCTGATGCCGGTGGAAGACGTGTTCTCGATCTCGGGTCGCGGCACGGTGGTGACGGGCCGCGTCGAGCGTGGCGTGGTCAAGGTCGGCGAGGAAATCGAGATCGTCGGTATCAAGCCGACGGTGAAGACGACCTGCACGGGCGTGGAAATGTTCCGCAAGCTGCTCGACCAGGGTCAGGCGGGCGACAACGTCGGTATCCTGCTGCGCGGCACGAAGCGTGAAGACGTGGAGCGCGGCCAGGTGCTGGCCAAGCCGGGTTCGATCACGCCGCACACGCACTTCACGGCTGAAGTGTACGTGCTGAGCAAGGACGAAGGCGGCCGCCACACGCCGTTCTTCAACAACTACCGTCCGCAGTTCTACTTCCGTACGACGGACGTGACGGGCTCGATCGAGCTGCCGAAGGACAAGGAAATGGTGATGCCGGGCGACAATGTGTCGATCACGGTGAAGCTGATCGCGCCGATCGCGATGGAAGAAGGTCTGCGCTTCGCCATCCGCGAAGGCGGCCGTACCGTCGGCGCAGGTGTCGTCGCCAAGATCATCGAGTAA
- the rplL gene encoding 50S ribosomal protein L7/L12, giving the protein MAIAKEDILEAVGSMSVLELNELVKAFEEKFGVSAAAVAVAGPAAGGAGAAAAEEQTEFTVVLTETGANKVSVIKAVRELTGLGLKEAKDLVDGAPKPVKEAVPKAAAEEAKKKLEEAGAKAEIK; this is encoded by the coding sequence ATGGCAATCGCAAAAGAAGACATCCTCGAAGCCGTTGGCTCGATGTCGGTTCTCGAACTGAACGAGCTGGTCAAGGCGTTCGAAGAAAAGTTTGGCGTGTCGGCCGCTGCAGTCGCAGTTGCTGGCCCCGCAGCCGGCGGCGCCGGTGCAGCTGCTGCTGAAGAGCAGACCGAATTCACCGTCGTGCTGACCGAAACCGGCGCGAACAAGGTGTCGGTCATCAAGGCCGTTCGTGAACTGACGGGTCTCGGCCTGAAGGAAGCGAAGGATCTGGTCGACGGCGCACCGAAGCCTGTGAAGGAAGCGGTGCCGAAGGCCGCTGCTGAAGAAGCGAAGAAGAAGCTGGAAGAAGCCGGCGCGAAGGCTGAAATCAAGTAA
- the secE gene encoding preprotein translocase subunit SecE, whose translation MANPSVETVNTSGDKLMLAVGVLLVVAGFAGFYWLGSQEWYVRGAALAVGVIAGVVVGLLSAPGKSFIAFAKDSYKEVRKVVWPTRKEATQTTLVVFGFVLVMAIFLWLSDKSIEWVIFSAILGWK comes from the coding sequence ATGGCGAATCCTTCCGTCGAAACTGTAAATACTTCCGGTGACAAGCTGATGCTTGCAGTGGGTGTATTGTTGGTGGTGGCCGGGTTCGCTGGGTTTTACTGGCTCGGTAGCCAGGAGTGGTATGTCCGCGGTGCGGCGCTTGCTGTCGGCGTTATCGCGGGTGTGGTGGTCGGTCTTCTCTCGGCGCCCGGCAAGAGTTTCATCGCGTTTGCCAAAGACTCGTACAAGGAAGTCCGCAAGGTTGTCTGGCCGACTCGCAAGGAAGCCACCCAGACGACGCTGGTGGTCTTCGGTTTTGTGCTGGTGATGGCCATCTTTCTCTGGCTCAGCGACAAGTCCATTGAATGGGTGATTTTCTCGGCGATTCTGGGTTGGAAATGA